The proteins below are encoded in one region of Chroicocephalus ridibundus chromosome 9, bChrRid1.1, whole genome shotgun sequence:
- the PHKA1 gene encoding phosphorylase b kinase regulatory subunit alpha, skeletal muscle isoform isoform X3, translating to MRSRSNSGVRLDGYARLVQQTILRHQDAVTGLLPASADHRDAWVRDNVYSILAVWGLGLAYRKNADRDEDKAKAYELEQSVVKLMRGLLQCMMRQVDKVEAFKYSQSTRDCLHAKYNTHTCATVVGDHEWGHLQMDATSLYLLMLAQMTASGLHIIHSLDEVNFIQNLVFYIEAAYKTADFGIWERGDKTNQGITELNASSIGMAKAALEALDELDLFGAKGGPQSVIRVLSDEVQHCQSILHSMLPRASTSKEVDASVLSVISYPAFAVEDSELVEITKQEIITKLQGRYGCCRFLRDGYRTPKEDPNRLYYEPAELKLFENIECEWPLFWAYLIIDGIFSGNMEQVQEYREALEGVLIKGKNGVRLVPELYSVPPDKVDEEYRKPHTVDRIPMGKLPLMWGQSLYILGCLMAEGFLAPGEIDPLNRRFATVPKPDVVVQVCILAETEAIKAILRKENIDVETVAEVYPIRVQPARILSHIYARLGRNKQMCLTGRPYRHMGVLGTSKLYKIRKNIFTFTPQFIDQQQFYLALDNKMIVEMLRTDLSYLCSRWRMTGRPTITFPISHTMLDETGSNVHPTVLATLRKLQDGYFGGARIQTGKLSEFLTTSCRTHLSFMDPGPEEDTYDEVAQYLDHLLQRTVPQSNLPPTAQRGGLSRFRAAVHTTRDLVSLASKAKDLHVQNVGLYVPSKIFQASQQSVKLLSSPHQHDMDGKSHTLYAEMNLPRDEDGNVDCKALVDQLRICPTLQEQADILYMLHILKGPEWHTGLDSKPGPTVKELLTELYVRVGDTRQWALIRYISGILKKKVEALDEACTDLLSHQKHLTVGLPPEPREKTISAPIPYEDLVRLIDEASEKNLSVSILTQEIMVYLAMYMRTQPALFAEMFRIRIGLIIQVMATELAHSLRCSAGEATENLMNLSPSDMKSLLYHILSGKEFGVERSVRSVDSSLTTAVSICEVGAVGATKPERAGIVRLKSEIKQQLDKRRQSLTGSKPLSLQSGDADLKSSLSTGHTELLGKGSFSSMLEDQGNKDSRQGQWQRRRRLDGALNRVPVGFYQKVWKVLQKCHGLSVEGFVLPSSTTREMTPGEIKFAVHVESVLNRVPQPEYRQLLVEAILVLTMLVDMEVHTIGGIIAVEKILQTANDLFYEEQKALGADDHMLERDPATGICSLLYDSAPSGRFGTMTYLSKSVAMYVYDFLPTDGCSMQ from the exons atGCGTAGCCGGAGCAACTCGGGCGTGCGGCTGGATGGGTATGCGCGGCTGGTGCAGCAGACCATCCTCCGGCACCAG GACGCGGTGACGGGCCTGCTCCCCGCCAGCGCCGACCACCGGGATGCCTGGGTCCGGGACAACGTCTACAGCATCCTGGCTGTCTGGGGGCTGGGCCTGGCCTACCGCAAAAACGCCGACCGCGACGAGGACAAGGCCAAGGCCTACGAGCTGGAGCAG AGCGTGGTGAAGCTGATGCGGGGGCTGCTTCAGTGCATGATGAGACAG GTAGACAAAGTGGAGGCATTCAAGTACAGCCAGAGCACCAGGGACTGCCTGCATGCCAAGTACAACACCCACACCTGTGCCACCGTGGTGGGGGACCACGAGTGGGGTCACCTACAGATGGATGccacctccctctacctgctcaTGCTGGCGCAAATGACAGCCTCAG GCCTCCACATAATTCACAGCCTGGATGAAGTCAACTTTATTCAGAACCTAGTGTTCTACATTGAAGCAGCCTACAAAACTGCG GACTTCGGGATATGGGAGCGTGGGGACAAGACGAACCAGGGCATCACCGAGTTGAATGCTAGCTCTATCGGCATGGCCAAG GCTGCCCTGGAGGCACTGGATGAGCTGGATCTCTTTGGAGCAAAGGGAGGCCCGCAGTCGGTGATACGGGTGCTGTCTGATGAGGTGCAGCACTGCCAG TCCATCCTCCACTCGATGCTGCCCAGGGCCTCCACATCCAAGGAGGTGGACGCCAGCGTGCTCTCTGTCATCTCCTACCCAGCGTTTGCTGTGGAGGACAGTGAACTGGTGGAAATCACCAAGCAAGAGATCATCACAAAGCTGCAG gGGCGCTATGGCTGCTGCCGCTTCCTCCGGGATGGGTACAGGACCCCCAAAGAG GACCCCAACCGTCTCTACTATGAACCTGCTGAGCTGAAGCTGTTTGAGAACATCGAGTGTGAGTGGCCTCTCTTCTGGGCATATTTGATCATTGATGGGATTTTCAGTGGAAACATGGAGCAG GTGCAGGAGTACCGGGAAGCCCTTGAGGGGGTTCTCATCAAGGGGAAGAATGGGGTGCGCCTGGTACCAGAGCTGTACAGTGTCCCACCGGATAAG GTGGATGAGGAATACAGGAAGCCCCACACTGTGGACAGGATACCCATGGGCAAGCTGCCACTCATGTGGGGGCAGTCCCTCTACATCCTGGGCTGCCTGATGGCCGAG GGGTTTCTAGCTCCCGGTGAAATAGATCCCCTCAACCGCCGATTTGCAACTGTTCCCAAGCCTGATGTGGTGGTCCAAG TATGCATCCTGGCAGAGACAGAGGCGATCAAAGCTATCCTGAGGAAGGAGAACATCGACGTGGAGACTGTGGCAGAGGTCTACCCCATCAGAGTGCAGCCTGCCCGCATCCTCAGCCACATCTATGCCCGCCTGG GCCGCAACAAGCAGATGTGCCTGACGGGTCGGCCCTACCGGCACATGGGCGTCCTTGGGACCTCCAAGCTCTACAAAATCAGGAAGAACATCTTTACCTTTACCCCACAG TTCATAGACCAGCAGCAGTTCTACCTGGCTCTTGACAACAAGATGATTGTGGAGATGCTGAGGACGGACCTCTCGTACCTCTGCAGCCGCTGGAGGATGACTGGGCGGCCAACCAtcaccttccccatctcccacacCATGCTCG ATGAAACTGGCAGCAACGTGCACCCCACAGTGCTGGCAACGCTGCGGAAGCTGCAGGATGGGTATTTCGGTGGCGCAAG GATCCAGACGGGTAAGTTGTCGGAGTTCCTGACAACATCATGCCGAACGCACCTCAGCTTTATGGACCCTGGGCCAGAGG AGGACACATACGACGAGGTTGCTCAGTACTTGGACCACCTGCTGCAGCGCACGGTTCCCCAGTCGAACCTCCCTCCCACCGCCCAGCGGGGAGGGCTGAGCCGCTTCCGGGCTGCAGTCCACACCACCCGCGACCTCGTGTCCCTGGCGTCCAAGGCCAAGGACTTACATGTCCAGA ATGTTGGGTTGTATGTCCCCAGCAAGATCTTCCAGGCATCCCAGCAGTCGGTTAAGCTGCTGAGTTCACCCCACCAGCACGACATGGATGGCAAG AGTCACACACTCTATGCAGAGATGAACCTGCCCCGTGATGAGGATGGCAATGTGGACTGCAAGGCACTGGTGGACCAGTTGCGCATCTGCCCCAcactgcaggagcaggcagacaTCCTCTACATGCTCCACATCCTCAA GGGGCCTGAGTGGCACACAGGGCTTGACAGCAAGCCTGGCCCCACGGTCAAGGAGCTCCTCACAGAGTTGTACGTGCGCGTGGGGGACACACGCCAGTGGGCACTGATCCGCTACATCTCTGGCATCCTCAAGAAGAAGGTGGAAGCTTTGGATGAG GCCTGCACTGACCTCCTGTCTCACCAGAAGCACTTGACGGTGGGGCTGCCCCCAGAGCCACGTGAGAAGACAATCTCCGC cccaaTCCCCTACGAGGACCTTGTTCGCCTCATTGATGAAGCCAGCGAGAAAAACCTCAGTGTGTCCATCCTCACCCAG GAGATCATGGTGTACTTGGCCATGTACATGCGCACACAACCCGCACTCTTCGCTGAGATGTTCCGCATCCGCATTGGGCTCATCATCCAGGTGATGGCAACAGAGCTGGCACACTCCCTGCGCTGCTCAG CTGGAGAAGCCACCGAGAACCTGATGAATCTAAGCCCGTCAGACATGAAGAGCCTCCTCTACCACATTCTCTCCGGCAAGGAGTTTGGGGTGGAAAGGAGTG tgCGATCAGTCGACTCATCGCTCACCACCGCTGTCTCCATCTGTGAGGTGGGGGCTGTCGGGGCCACCAAACCTGAGCGTGCTGGCATCGTCAGGCTGAAAAGTGAGATCAAACAG CAATTGGATAAGCGTAGGCAGTCTCTGACTGGGAGTAAG cCCCTCAGTTTGCAGTCCGGGGATGCCGACCTAAAGTCCTCTCTG TCCACTGGGcacacagagctgctgggcaAGGGCTCCTTTTCAAGCATGCTGGAAGACCAGGGCAATAAGGACAGCCGCCAGGGCCAGTGGCAGCGGAGACGGCGGCTGGATGGGGCCCTCAACCGTGTCCCTGTGGGCTTCTACCAGAAGGTCTGGAAGGTCCTGCAGAAG TGCCATGGCCTCTCCGTGGAGGGCTTTGTTCTCCCCTCTTCAACAACCAGAGAG ATGACCCCAGGGGAAATTAAGTTTGCTGTGCATGTGGAGTCGGTCCTCAACCGTGTGCCCCAGCCAGAGTACAGGCAGCTGCTGGTGGAGGCTATCTTAGTGCTCACCATGCTGGTGGATATGGAGGTGCACACCATCGGTGGCATCATAGCTGTGGAAAAGATCTTGCAGACAGCCAACGACCTCTTTTATGAGGAGCAG aaAGCCCTGGGTGCTGATGACCACATGCTGGAGAGAGATCCTGCAACAGGCATCTGCAGCCTACTGTACGACAGTGCACCGAGTGGTCGATTCGGCACCATGACCTACCTGTCCAAGTCGGTGGCCATGTATGTCTACGACTTCCTGCCCACCGACGGCTGCTCCATGCAGTAG
- the PHKA1 gene encoding phosphorylase b kinase regulatory subunit alpha, skeletal muscle isoform isoform X2 has protein sequence MRSRSNSGVRLDGYARLVQQTILRHQDAVTGLLPASADHRDAWVRDNVYSILAVWGLGLAYRKNADRDEDKAKAYELEQSVVKLMRGLLQCMMRQVDKVEAFKYSQSTRDCLHAKYNTHTCATVVGDHEWGHLQMDATSLYLLMLAQMTASGLHIIHSLDEVNFIQNLVFYIEAAYKTADFGIWERGDKTNQGITELNASSIGMAKAALEALDELDLFGAKGGPQSVIRVLSDEVQHCQSILHSMLPRASTSKEVDASVLSVISYPAFAVEDSELVEITKQEIITKLQGRYGCCRFLRDGYRTPKEDPNRLYYEPAELKLFENIECEWPLFWAYLIIDGIFSGNMEQVQEYREALEGVLIKGKNGVRLVPELYSVPPDKVDEEYRKPHTVDRIPMGKLPLMWGQSLYILGCLMAEGFLAPGEIDPLNRRFATVPKPDVVVQVCILAETEAIKAILRKENIDVETVAEVYPIRVQPARILSHIYARLGRNKQMCLTGRPYRHMGVLGTSKLYKIRKNIFTFTPQFIDQQQFYLALDNKMIVEMLRTDLSYLCSRWRMTGRPTITFPISHTMLDETGSNVHPTVLATLRKLQDGYFGGARIQTGKLSEFLTTSCRTHLSFMDPGPEGKVFTKSYELSIDSFEELDAEEWLHGLQIAEDEDTYDEVAQYLDHLLQRTVPQSNLPPTAQRGGLSRFRAAVHTTRDLVSLASKAKDLHVQNVGLYVPSKIFQASQQSVKLLSSPHQHDMDGKSHTLYAEMNLPRDEDGNVDCKALVDQLRICPTLQEQADILYMLHILKGPEWHTGLDSKPGPTVKELLTELYVRVGDTRQWALIRYISGILKKKVEALDEACTDLLSHQKHLTVGLPPEPREKTISAPIPYEDLVRLIDEASEKNLSVSILTQEIMVYLAMYMRTQPALFAEMFRIRIGLIIQVMATELAHSLRCSAGEATENLMNLSPSDMKSLLYHILSGKEFGVERSVRSVDSSLTTAVSICEVGAVGATKPERAGIVRLKSEIKQPLSLQSGDADLKSSLSTGHTELLGKGSFSSMLEDQGNKDSRQGQWQRRRRLDGALNRVPVGFYQKVWKVLQKCHGLSVEGFVLPSSTTREMTPGEIKFAVHVESVLNRVPQPEYRQLLVEAILVLTMLVDMEVHTIGGIIAVEKILQTANDLFYEEQKALGADDHMLERDPATGICSLLYDSAPSGRFGTMTYLSKSVAMYVYDFLPTDGCSMQ, from the exons atGCGTAGCCGGAGCAACTCGGGCGTGCGGCTGGATGGGTATGCGCGGCTGGTGCAGCAGACCATCCTCCGGCACCAG GACGCGGTGACGGGCCTGCTCCCCGCCAGCGCCGACCACCGGGATGCCTGGGTCCGGGACAACGTCTACAGCATCCTGGCTGTCTGGGGGCTGGGCCTGGCCTACCGCAAAAACGCCGACCGCGACGAGGACAAGGCCAAGGCCTACGAGCTGGAGCAG AGCGTGGTGAAGCTGATGCGGGGGCTGCTTCAGTGCATGATGAGACAG GTAGACAAAGTGGAGGCATTCAAGTACAGCCAGAGCACCAGGGACTGCCTGCATGCCAAGTACAACACCCACACCTGTGCCACCGTGGTGGGGGACCACGAGTGGGGTCACCTACAGATGGATGccacctccctctacctgctcaTGCTGGCGCAAATGACAGCCTCAG GCCTCCACATAATTCACAGCCTGGATGAAGTCAACTTTATTCAGAACCTAGTGTTCTACATTGAAGCAGCCTACAAAACTGCG GACTTCGGGATATGGGAGCGTGGGGACAAGACGAACCAGGGCATCACCGAGTTGAATGCTAGCTCTATCGGCATGGCCAAG GCTGCCCTGGAGGCACTGGATGAGCTGGATCTCTTTGGAGCAAAGGGAGGCCCGCAGTCGGTGATACGGGTGCTGTCTGATGAGGTGCAGCACTGCCAG TCCATCCTCCACTCGATGCTGCCCAGGGCCTCCACATCCAAGGAGGTGGACGCCAGCGTGCTCTCTGTCATCTCCTACCCAGCGTTTGCTGTGGAGGACAGTGAACTGGTGGAAATCACCAAGCAAGAGATCATCACAAAGCTGCAG gGGCGCTATGGCTGCTGCCGCTTCCTCCGGGATGGGTACAGGACCCCCAAAGAG GACCCCAACCGTCTCTACTATGAACCTGCTGAGCTGAAGCTGTTTGAGAACATCGAGTGTGAGTGGCCTCTCTTCTGGGCATATTTGATCATTGATGGGATTTTCAGTGGAAACATGGAGCAG GTGCAGGAGTACCGGGAAGCCCTTGAGGGGGTTCTCATCAAGGGGAAGAATGGGGTGCGCCTGGTACCAGAGCTGTACAGTGTCCCACCGGATAAG GTGGATGAGGAATACAGGAAGCCCCACACTGTGGACAGGATACCCATGGGCAAGCTGCCACTCATGTGGGGGCAGTCCCTCTACATCCTGGGCTGCCTGATGGCCGAG GGGTTTCTAGCTCCCGGTGAAATAGATCCCCTCAACCGCCGATTTGCAACTGTTCCCAAGCCTGATGTGGTGGTCCAAG TATGCATCCTGGCAGAGACAGAGGCGATCAAAGCTATCCTGAGGAAGGAGAACATCGACGTGGAGACTGTGGCAGAGGTCTACCCCATCAGAGTGCAGCCTGCCCGCATCCTCAGCCACATCTATGCCCGCCTGG GCCGCAACAAGCAGATGTGCCTGACGGGTCGGCCCTACCGGCACATGGGCGTCCTTGGGACCTCCAAGCTCTACAAAATCAGGAAGAACATCTTTACCTTTACCCCACAG TTCATAGACCAGCAGCAGTTCTACCTGGCTCTTGACAACAAGATGATTGTGGAGATGCTGAGGACGGACCTCTCGTACCTCTGCAGCCGCTGGAGGATGACTGGGCGGCCAACCAtcaccttccccatctcccacacCATGCTCG ATGAAACTGGCAGCAACGTGCACCCCACAGTGCTGGCAACGCTGCGGAAGCTGCAGGATGGGTATTTCGGTGGCGCAAG GATCCAGACGGGTAAGTTGTCGGAGTTCCTGACAACATCATGCCGAACGCACCTCAGCTTTATGGACCCTGGGCCAGAGGGTAAGGTCTTTACCAAGAGTTACGAGCTCAGCATTGACAGCTTTGAGGAGCTAGACGCCGAGGAGTGGCTGCATGGCTTGCAGATAGCAGAGGATG AGGACACATACGACGAGGTTGCTCAGTACTTGGACCACCTGCTGCAGCGCACGGTTCCCCAGTCGAACCTCCCTCCCACCGCCCAGCGGGGAGGGCTGAGCCGCTTCCGGGCTGCAGTCCACACCACCCGCGACCTCGTGTCCCTGGCGTCCAAGGCCAAGGACTTACATGTCCAGA ATGTTGGGTTGTATGTCCCCAGCAAGATCTTCCAGGCATCCCAGCAGTCGGTTAAGCTGCTGAGTTCACCCCACCAGCACGACATGGATGGCAAG AGTCACACACTCTATGCAGAGATGAACCTGCCCCGTGATGAGGATGGCAATGTGGACTGCAAGGCACTGGTGGACCAGTTGCGCATCTGCCCCAcactgcaggagcaggcagacaTCCTCTACATGCTCCACATCCTCAA GGGGCCTGAGTGGCACACAGGGCTTGACAGCAAGCCTGGCCCCACGGTCAAGGAGCTCCTCACAGAGTTGTACGTGCGCGTGGGGGACACACGCCAGTGGGCACTGATCCGCTACATCTCTGGCATCCTCAAGAAGAAGGTGGAAGCTTTGGATGAG GCCTGCACTGACCTCCTGTCTCACCAGAAGCACTTGACGGTGGGGCTGCCCCCAGAGCCACGTGAGAAGACAATCTCCGC cccaaTCCCCTACGAGGACCTTGTTCGCCTCATTGATGAAGCCAGCGAGAAAAACCTCAGTGTGTCCATCCTCACCCAG GAGATCATGGTGTACTTGGCCATGTACATGCGCACACAACCCGCACTCTTCGCTGAGATGTTCCGCATCCGCATTGGGCTCATCATCCAGGTGATGGCAACAGAGCTGGCACACTCCCTGCGCTGCTCAG CTGGAGAAGCCACCGAGAACCTGATGAATCTAAGCCCGTCAGACATGAAGAGCCTCCTCTACCACATTCTCTCCGGCAAGGAGTTTGGGGTGGAAAGGAGTG tgCGATCAGTCGACTCATCGCTCACCACCGCTGTCTCCATCTGTGAGGTGGGGGCTGTCGGGGCCACCAAACCTGAGCGTGCTGGCATCGTCAGGCTGAAAAGTGAGATCAAACAG cCCCTCAGTTTGCAGTCCGGGGATGCCGACCTAAAGTCCTCTCTG TCCACTGGGcacacagagctgctgggcaAGGGCTCCTTTTCAAGCATGCTGGAAGACCAGGGCAATAAGGACAGCCGCCAGGGCCAGTGGCAGCGGAGACGGCGGCTGGATGGGGCCCTCAACCGTGTCCCTGTGGGCTTCTACCAGAAGGTCTGGAAGGTCCTGCAGAAG TGCCATGGCCTCTCCGTGGAGGGCTTTGTTCTCCCCTCTTCAACAACCAGAGAG ATGACCCCAGGGGAAATTAAGTTTGCTGTGCATGTGGAGTCGGTCCTCAACCGTGTGCCCCAGCCAGAGTACAGGCAGCTGCTGGTGGAGGCTATCTTAGTGCTCACCATGCTGGTGGATATGGAGGTGCACACCATCGGTGGCATCATAGCTGTGGAAAAGATCTTGCAGACAGCCAACGACCTCTTTTATGAGGAGCAG aaAGCCCTGGGTGCTGATGACCACATGCTGGAGAGAGATCCTGCAACAGGCATCTGCAGCCTACTGTACGACAGTGCACCGAGTGGTCGATTCGGCACCATGACCTACCTGTCCAAGTCGGTGGCCATGTATGTCTACGACTTCCTGCCCACCGACGGCTGCTCCATGCAGTAG
- the PHKA1 gene encoding phosphorylase b kinase regulatory subunit alpha, skeletal muscle isoform isoform X1: protein MRSRSNSGVRLDGYARLVQQTILRHQDAVTGLLPASADHRDAWVRDNVYSILAVWGLGLAYRKNADRDEDKAKAYELEQSVVKLMRGLLQCMMRQVDKVEAFKYSQSTRDCLHAKYNTHTCATVVGDHEWGHLQMDATSLYLLMLAQMTASGLHIIHSLDEVNFIQNLVFYIEAAYKTADFGIWERGDKTNQGITELNASSIGMAKAALEALDELDLFGAKGGPQSVIRVLSDEVQHCQSILHSMLPRASTSKEVDASVLSVISYPAFAVEDSELVEITKQEIITKLQGRYGCCRFLRDGYRTPKEDPNRLYYEPAELKLFENIECEWPLFWAYLIIDGIFSGNMEQVQEYREALEGVLIKGKNGVRLVPELYSVPPDKVDEEYRKPHTVDRIPMGKLPLMWGQSLYILGCLMAEGFLAPGEIDPLNRRFATVPKPDVVVQVCILAETEAIKAILRKENIDVETVAEVYPIRVQPARILSHIYARLGRNKQMCLTGRPYRHMGVLGTSKLYKIRKNIFTFTPQFIDQQQFYLALDNKMIVEMLRTDLSYLCSRWRMTGRPTITFPISHTMLDETGSNVHPTVLATLRKLQDGYFGGARIQTGKLSEFLTTSCRTHLSFMDPGPEGKVFTKSYELSIDSFEELDAEEWLHGLQIAEDEDTYDEVAQYLDHLLQRTVPQSNLPPTAQRGGLSRFRAAVHTTRDLVSLASKAKDLHVQNVGLYVPSKIFQASQQSVKLLSSPHQHDMDGKSHTLYAEMNLPRDEDGNVDCKALVDQLRICPTLQEQADILYMLHILKGPEWHTGLDSKPGPTVKELLTELYVRVGDTRQWALIRYISGILKKKVEALDEACTDLLSHQKHLTVGLPPEPREKTISAPIPYEDLVRLIDEASEKNLSVSILTQEIMVYLAMYMRTQPALFAEMFRIRIGLIIQVMATELAHSLRCSAGEATENLMNLSPSDMKSLLYHILSGKEFGVERSVRSVDSSLTTAVSICEVGAVGATKPERAGIVRLKSEIKQQLDKRRQSLTGSKPLSLQSGDADLKSSLSTGHTELLGKGSFSSMLEDQGNKDSRQGQWQRRRRLDGALNRVPVGFYQKVWKVLQKCHGLSVEGFVLPSSTTREMTPGEIKFAVHVESVLNRVPQPEYRQLLVEAILVLTMLVDMEVHTIGGIIAVEKILQTANDLFYEEQKALGADDHMLERDPATGICSLLYDSAPSGRFGTMTYLSKSVAMYVYDFLPTDGCSMQ from the exons atGCGTAGCCGGAGCAACTCGGGCGTGCGGCTGGATGGGTATGCGCGGCTGGTGCAGCAGACCATCCTCCGGCACCAG GACGCGGTGACGGGCCTGCTCCCCGCCAGCGCCGACCACCGGGATGCCTGGGTCCGGGACAACGTCTACAGCATCCTGGCTGTCTGGGGGCTGGGCCTGGCCTACCGCAAAAACGCCGACCGCGACGAGGACAAGGCCAAGGCCTACGAGCTGGAGCAG AGCGTGGTGAAGCTGATGCGGGGGCTGCTTCAGTGCATGATGAGACAG GTAGACAAAGTGGAGGCATTCAAGTACAGCCAGAGCACCAGGGACTGCCTGCATGCCAAGTACAACACCCACACCTGTGCCACCGTGGTGGGGGACCACGAGTGGGGTCACCTACAGATGGATGccacctccctctacctgctcaTGCTGGCGCAAATGACAGCCTCAG GCCTCCACATAATTCACAGCCTGGATGAAGTCAACTTTATTCAGAACCTAGTGTTCTACATTGAAGCAGCCTACAAAACTGCG GACTTCGGGATATGGGAGCGTGGGGACAAGACGAACCAGGGCATCACCGAGTTGAATGCTAGCTCTATCGGCATGGCCAAG GCTGCCCTGGAGGCACTGGATGAGCTGGATCTCTTTGGAGCAAAGGGAGGCCCGCAGTCGGTGATACGGGTGCTGTCTGATGAGGTGCAGCACTGCCAG TCCATCCTCCACTCGATGCTGCCCAGGGCCTCCACATCCAAGGAGGTGGACGCCAGCGTGCTCTCTGTCATCTCCTACCCAGCGTTTGCTGTGGAGGACAGTGAACTGGTGGAAATCACCAAGCAAGAGATCATCACAAAGCTGCAG gGGCGCTATGGCTGCTGCCGCTTCCTCCGGGATGGGTACAGGACCCCCAAAGAG GACCCCAACCGTCTCTACTATGAACCTGCTGAGCTGAAGCTGTTTGAGAACATCGAGTGTGAGTGGCCTCTCTTCTGGGCATATTTGATCATTGATGGGATTTTCAGTGGAAACATGGAGCAG GTGCAGGAGTACCGGGAAGCCCTTGAGGGGGTTCTCATCAAGGGGAAGAATGGGGTGCGCCTGGTACCAGAGCTGTACAGTGTCCCACCGGATAAG GTGGATGAGGAATACAGGAAGCCCCACACTGTGGACAGGATACCCATGGGCAAGCTGCCACTCATGTGGGGGCAGTCCCTCTACATCCTGGGCTGCCTGATGGCCGAG GGGTTTCTAGCTCCCGGTGAAATAGATCCCCTCAACCGCCGATTTGCAACTGTTCCCAAGCCTGATGTGGTGGTCCAAG TATGCATCCTGGCAGAGACAGAGGCGATCAAAGCTATCCTGAGGAAGGAGAACATCGACGTGGAGACTGTGGCAGAGGTCTACCCCATCAGAGTGCAGCCTGCCCGCATCCTCAGCCACATCTATGCCCGCCTGG GCCGCAACAAGCAGATGTGCCTGACGGGTCGGCCCTACCGGCACATGGGCGTCCTTGGGACCTCCAAGCTCTACAAAATCAGGAAGAACATCTTTACCTTTACCCCACAG TTCATAGACCAGCAGCAGTTCTACCTGGCTCTTGACAACAAGATGATTGTGGAGATGCTGAGGACGGACCTCTCGTACCTCTGCAGCCGCTGGAGGATGACTGGGCGGCCAACCAtcaccttccccatctcccacacCATGCTCG ATGAAACTGGCAGCAACGTGCACCCCACAGTGCTGGCAACGCTGCGGAAGCTGCAGGATGGGTATTTCGGTGGCGCAAG GATCCAGACGGGTAAGTTGTCGGAGTTCCTGACAACATCATGCCGAACGCACCTCAGCTTTATGGACCCTGGGCCAGAGGGTAAGGTCTTTACCAAGAGTTACGAGCTCAGCATTGACAGCTTTGAGGAGCTAGACGCCGAGGAGTGGCTGCATGGCTTGCAGATAGCAGAGGATG AGGACACATACGACGAGGTTGCTCAGTACTTGGACCACCTGCTGCAGCGCACGGTTCCCCAGTCGAACCTCCCTCCCACCGCCCAGCGGGGAGGGCTGAGCCGCTTCCGGGCTGCAGTCCACACCACCCGCGACCTCGTGTCCCTGGCGTCCAAGGCCAAGGACTTACATGTCCAGA ATGTTGGGTTGTATGTCCCCAGCAAGATCTTCCAGGCATCCCAGCAGTCGGTTAAGCTGCTGAGTTCACCCCACCAGCACGACATGGATGGCAAG AGTCACACACTCTATGCAGAGATGAACCTGCCCCGTGATGAGGATGGCAATGTGGACTGCAAGGCACTGGTGGACCAGTTGCGCATCTGCCCCAcactgcaggagcaggcagacaTCCTCTACATGCTCCACATCCTCAA GGGGCCTGAGTGGCACACAGGGCTTGACAGCAAGCCTGGCCCCACGGTCAAGGAGCTCCTCACAGAGTTGTACGTGCGCGTGGGGGACACACGCCAGTGGGCACTGATCCGCTACATCTCTGGCATCCTCAAGAAGAAGGTGGAAGCTTTGGATGAG GCCTGCACTGACCTCCTGTCTCACCAGAAGCACTTGACGGTGGGGCTGCCCCCAGAGCCACGTGAGAAGACAATCTCCGC cccaaTCCCCTACGAGGACCTTGTTCGCCTCATTGATGAAGCCAGCGAGAAAAACCTCAGTGTGTCCATCCTCACCCAG GAGATCATGGTGTACTTGGCCATGTACATGCGCACACAACCCGCACTCTTCGCTGAGATGTTCCGCATCCGCATTGGGCTCATCATCCAGGTGATGGCAACAGAGCTGGCACACTCCCTGCGCTGCTCAG CTGGAGAAGCCACCGAGAACCTGATGAATCTAAGCCCGTCAGACATGAAGAGCCTCCTCTACCACATTCTCTCCGGCAAGGAGTTTGGGGTGGAAAGGAGTG tgCGATCAGTCGACTCATCGCTCACCACCGCTGTCTCCATCTGTGAGGTGGGGGCTGTCGGGGCCACCAAACCTGAGCGTGCTGGCATCGTCAGGCTGAAAAGTGAGATCAAACAG CAATTGGATAAGCGTAGGCAGTCTCTGACTGGGAGTAAG cCCCTCAGTTTGCAGTCCGGGGATGCCGACCTAAAGTCCTCTCTG TCCACTGGGcacacagagctgctgggcaAGGGCTCCTTTTCAAGCATGCTGGAAGACCAGGGCAATAAGGACAGCCGCCAGGGCCAGTGGCAGCGGAGACGGCGGCTGGATGGGGCCCTCAACCGTGTCCCTGTGGGCTTCTACCAGAAGGTCTGGAAGGTCCTGCAGAAG TGCCATGGCCTCTCCGTGGAGGGCTTTGTTCTCCCCTCTTCAACAACCAGAGAG ATGACCCCAGGGGAAATTAAGTTTGCTGTGCATGTGGAGTCGGTCCTCAACCGTGTGCCCCAGCCAGAGTACAGGCAGCTGCTGGTGGAGGCTATCTTAGTGCTCACCATGCTGGTGGATATGGAGGTGCACACCATCGGTGGCATCATAGCTGTGGAAAAGATCTTGCAGACAGCCAACGACCTCTTTTATGAGGAGCAG aaAGCCCTGGGTGCTGATGACCACATGCTGGAGAGAGATCCTGCAACAGGCATCTGCAGCCTACTGTACGACAGTGCACCGAGTGGTCGATTCGGCACCATGACCTACCTGTCCAAGTCGGTGGCCATGTATGTCTACGACTTCCTGCCCACCGACGGCTGCTCCATGCAGTAG